Below is a genomic region from Paenibacillus rhizovicinus.
TCAAGATCATTCATATCAAGGTATACCTTAAATAAAGCCCTTAACGCATTTTTCTCTAATTCTGCTGAATCAGCAAACGCCACATCTAACCTATCAATTAATATCCAAATTCTAGAATCACTTGTTTTAATAATTTTATTAGCAAGCTCCAGCAAATGGTCAATTGATGCTAAACCCTGTGATGTCAGATCATGACTAGGTTCTTTTAGAGTTATTTTCCCATTTACTCCAGCAGGCATTCCAGTATTAGGATCAAACTGTAATCCACCTTCAAAGGATTCAGCCTTTACAATTTTTTTTGCATAATCAAATGCTGCTTTTATTATGCCTCTTAAGTTGAGTTCTCTCGGTAACAATCGTGCTTCTTCTAGAAAATCAACAAGTCTATTTGAGTCTTCCGATTTTATGTTTTTTACTTGAAAACCAATTAATGAAAGAAAATAAAGCTTCCAAAGTGTAATAAATTCGGCCTCACTTGTTGGTGGCTCATTAACTATATCTTTAAATGCTGGTGTACCTCTTGGCTTCTCAGCTACAATAACATTAATCCTTTTATCCATTAACTCTGAACTTTTATTTTGGAGCAGTGAATATATAGCACTTTTTCCTGTACCTTTTAGCCCATACACAATATCAATTTCACCAGAAAATATTCTCTTCCAGTGGTCAGTCTCAACAAAGTAATTGGCCAATTCCTGGCTCTCATCTTCTGCTATTCTATGGCCGAAAGAAATAGATTGAAGGATCTCTCGTTTTGATGGCATTATTATCCTCCACAACCGGAAAATTTTTACTTTAATTATAGCTTTACTCTTGGTTTTCGAAAAGCTTTAATTTTACTCCCTCTACCAAGAACGTTGACCTTATGTTGATAATATCTGTTCATGGATCTCATTATTGATCTTCACTTTCATGGCCGGGAATGCAGCCCGCAATATTGGACGTTCCCGCCCTTTGTCTGCTTGTACTGAAATCTTGTGTTATTCGAACGGGGCTGGTTAAAGCAGCTCTTTATGCACTTCAGGGATTACTGGTTGACTTTACGTTGATTTCGACAAATAAAAAATACAGAGCAACGGCGTCCCTCTCACCGTGCTCTGTATTCAGTATCACATACTAATATATACTTAACTGCCATTATTCCTCACATGATGGAATCGGATTCCTCTCATACGTAATCAATCACTCCAGCTACCCTCGTACCGTCACGCGCCTTACAACGGAATCCGATACGAGGAACGCTCCTCAATAATATGCTCGCCCTGGTTGTATACCCATTTGAAAGCAAATGTCTCGCCCGCGTAGCCCGTACGGCTGCGCAGATCCGGGAGCACGACGGCTTCGAAGTTGTCCAGCAGCTTCTGCTGGATGTCGTTCAGCCGCTCCTCGTTGGCTTCGCGCTGACGCAGCGCTTCTTCCTTGGATGGCGCCGTCTGCAGGAAATACGCGAGCGCCACTTGGTCCGGGGTCAGGTCGTTCGGCAGCGGATGGCCGGAGCCTTTGAAAATCTCCTTCACCGTGTCCAGCCAATCTTCATATAGATGCATCGTAATCTCATGGTTCATTAGTAGTCCGGCTCCTTCGTTTGCTTGTTACCGTCCATTGTAGGGGGAAGCGGCGCAAGCTGCAAGTGGAGAGCCGTCACATTAAAAAACTCCTGTCCGTTTCGAATATCGAAACAGACAGGAGTCGCTTTGCGCTAGCACGCAGGCTACAGCTGCACGCGAGATTATTTAACCGCGCCGGCCGTAATGCCGCTGGCGATTTTGCGTTGGAAGATGATGTAGACGAGCAGCACGGGCACGATCGTGAAGAACAATGCCGCGAACAGCGGTCCCCATTCCGTACGGTACTGCATCTCCGCCTGCATGACGCCGATTTCGACCGGCAGCGTGTACTGCTTCGGATCGTTGATGAGAATCGTGCCGACGATGTACTCGTTCCAGATGTTCAGCACGTTGACGATGGCAACCGTGATGAGACCCGGCTGCGATAAAGGCAGCATCACTCGGAAGAATGTACCGAAATACGAGGCCCCGTCCATGATCGACGCTTCTTCGAGTTCCTTCGGCAAGGATTTGAAAAAGCCGACGAGAACGAAAATGCCGAACGCCAGCACGCTGGACGTGTAGACGAGTATAAGGCCGATTTTCGTATTAATCAGATGCATCGAGTTCATCAGGAAGAACAGCGGGATAAGCGCCAGGATGAAAGGCACCATCATGGAGGCAATGTACAACAGGTACAGTGCGCCGCTCCCGCGGAATTTGTAGCGTGCGAGCACGTACGCGGTCGTCGCGGCCAGCAGCAGGCCGAGCAGCGTCGAGCCGACCGTAATCACGATGGAGTTCAGGAAGTACGTATCGAAGTTGTATTTGTCCCATACGTACGAGAAGTTGGACCACAGCAGGGGCATTTCCGGAAGCGCCCAGGGCAGATGGCGGAAGAACTGGTCGTTATTCTTGAGCGCGTCGAGCAGCGTCCACAAGAGCGGGTAGAGCACGGACAAGCCCCAGAGGATCAGAATGGCGTAGAATACGAATTTGACGATCGGATTGCGAATGCCGTTAATCATGATGTGTTCCTCCTTAGCTCAGCTCGACGGTCTCATGACGAAGCAGCCGCTGCAGCACCACTGTCGTAATAAGCGAGAGCACCAGAATAAGTACGCCGATCGCGGCTCCGAAGCCGAAATGGTATTGGCGGAAAGCCATTTGGTACAAGTACGAGCCCATAACCTGCGTGCTGTTGTCCGGACCGCCCTCCGTCATGATCCAGACGATCACGAACGAGCCGTTCAATGTCGTCATCATGATGTTGAGAATGGACACTTTCATCTGCTCCCAGATCAGCGGAACGGTAATGCTCCAGAACTGTCTCCACTGCGTCGCGCCTTCCAGGTCAGCCGCTTCATAGTAGGAGGCCGGGATGTTCTGAATGGCCGCGATGAGCAGGATCATGTAGAAGCCGATCCCCGCCCAGATGGCCGGAGGAAGCAGCATCCAGATCGTATGGTTCGTGAAGCCGAGCCAGGTGATCGTAACTTTCTCGTCGGTGAACAAGGACAGGAACGCGTTCAGGAAGCCGATTTGCGGATTGTATATGAAGTTCCACAAGACGCCGATGACGACGACGGAAATGACATTCGGAATGAAGAAGATCGACCGGAAGAAGCCGGCCATCTTGAAGTTGAACCGGGTCAAGGCAACCGCGAAGAAGGTGGCGATTACCATAATGCCGACGATTTTGCCCACGACCAGGAAGTAATCGTTGCCGATCGAGCGCCAAACGATAGGATCCTTGAACATTTCCTTGAAATTGTCGAGTCCGATGAAATCTTTCGTTTGCGCCATGCCGGACCAATCGAACATCGAATAATAGAGGCCTTTTGCAACCGGATAGATGGTGAAGATGCAGAAGAACACGAATGTCGGGATGATGAACGAAGCGATAAAAAGATTTCTCTGCCACTTGGCGCTGCCTGCTTCCATGACGCGACCGCCCTTCCTGTAAATTCGCGAAGGATGACCCGGTGCGGCCCGGCCATCCTTCGCGCTTCTGTCTACTTGTTGCCAGTCGAAACGGCTGGTGCCGTTCTTATTTCGCTACTTTCTTAACGACGTCGGTTACGCGTTTCACCCAGCCGGCAGGGTCGATCTTGCCGATCGTGAGGGCGTCCGTCGCATCTTGCATCGCTTTGTCTACGTCCGCGTTGAACGTAATCGTCGGGATAACGATCGTGTTCGGATCCGTCAGGTACTTCGCTGCGTCCTTAACGAAGCTTGGCGCGTTGGAAGCGCTGATGTCGCCTTTGATGTTCGACGGCGCGCCGCTGAGCTCTGCCCATTGGGAAGCTTGCGCTTTCGAGAAGACGAATTGCAGGAAGGCATGAGCCGCGTCTTTGTTCTTCGCGTTCTTCGCGATCGCGACGGTTGCCGTCGACGTGTTCGCTACGATTTTCTGACCGGCGTCCTGCGTGATCGATGGAATGAAGCCGAAGTCGAAGCCTTGCGGAATGTCTTTGGACATTTCGTTCGGCAGCCACAGGCCGTTCGGGATGAATGCGTCTTTATTTTGCAGGAACAGCATTTGCGAATCGGTGTGGTTGATTTGGATCGACGCTTTGTCGATGAAGCCTTTGTCGCGCAGCGTTACGATTTTGCCCAGCGCCGTCTTGACCGCATCGCTCTCGAACGCTTCGACTTTGTTCGCCGCCATGTCCTGAAGCACGGTGTAGTCGCCGTTGTTCGCGGAAACGATCGCCGGATACAGGAACGCGCCGTTGATGTAGTACGGATATTTACCGGTATGGATGAATGGCGTCGTGCCGGCTGCTTTGATCTTGTCGCTGACGTCGAGGAATTGCTGGAAGTCTTGCGGCTCCTGCCAGCCTTTCTCCTTGAAGAGCGCTTTGTTCCAGAAAATGCCCCACGAATTCAGTACGAGCGGAATGTTGTAGATCTTGCCGTCGAACTGCTGCGGCTGCTGCGCCAGCATGTCGAGGATTTTGTCGCCGTCGACGTTCTTCGCGTCTTTGATCCAGTCCGTCAGATCTTCGAGCTGGCCGTCTTCGACCATTTGGCGGTCGTTCAGTTCAGGTCCGTCGATGTAGACGAAATCCGGCGGGTTGCCTCCGATCCAGCGCGGTTTGTTTTGTTCGTTGATTTTCGGGCCGCCGAGCGCTTTCACATGCAGGTCGGGGTTCGCCGCTTGGAAGTCCGCGATGACCTTCGTCCACCATTTGTCCCCGTAGCCGCCAACGAAATATTGCACTTCGAAGTCGCCCGTCAGTTTAGGCGTATCCGGCGTTGTCGCGTTCGTGCCGCCGTTCGTGCTGCCGTCGTTCGTCGCGTTCGTGGAACCGCCGTTGTTCGTGGATGCGTTATTCGTGGAAGCATTGTTCGTGGAGGCCGTGTTGTTCGAGTTGTTGTCCTTAGAACCGCAACCCGCGAGCGAGACCGAAGCGAGCAATACCGCCGCGCCCATCGCAGCGTACTTTTTCTTGTTCATCATAAAGCGTACCCTCCTAATATGTGTGTACTGGCGCCAATCCCGAATCCCTAGCGATTCGCCCGTGCAAGACTGCTGCGGCGCTTGTTTACATCATAGAGGGTGGAACGGTTTCGCTGAATCGAATATCTTCCACGAATTCTTTAGTATTTTCTTGTGTAAGGATTTTAGGGTTGTTGGAGGATGTGGTGTGGGTTGGAGCAGCCGAGGTGGGCGAGTCGTGGGGCGAGGGGCGAATTTCTGTTGTGGTGACGGTGTTTTAAAGGGAGTTGGACCGTGTGGAGTGAGTTCCTGTCATGGTGGCAGCGATTCCGGGGATTTGGAGGGGGGGGAGCCGAATTCAAGTCGTGGTGACAGCTTTGCTAGGGGTAACGGCTGTTTTCCTACGTATGTACTGCACGGGGTGCAGCTCTTTGCTCCCATTCGGCCTTTTTCTCCGCATATACTGCACTGGGTGCAGCTCTTTGCTCCCATTCGGCCTTTTTCTCCGCATGTACTGCACTGGGTGCAGCTCTTTGCTCAAATCCGATCAACTCCGCCGTACATGACACAAGGTGCGCACCAGCTCAATCGCCTCCCCACACATTTCAATCCACCAGAAACGAAAAAACCGGCCCTCCCAACGAGGACCGGTCCGACTCTTCTTACGCTTACTCTGGAACCGGCTATACCGCCGCCTCATTCCCATTCTACTGCTTGCTGCGCTTCTCGGCAAAATGCTGCAGCTCGTCCAGCGCCGCCTTCGGCGCCAGGTTGTCGTACAGGACGGCGTCGCCCAGCTTGCGCGCGTAGTCCATGACGGCCTGCCAGGCCACGTCCTGCACGGGGTAGAACTTGGCCCGCGTGAGCGCGAGCAGGCTGGCCTTCATGTCATCGTCTTCCGCCGCCATATCGGAGCCGACCTGGGAATTGACCGGCAGGAAGCCTTCGCGCCGGATCATGTCCAGATACGACGGGTCGTCGTACAAGAAATCCAGAAACGTCGACAACGCTTCCTTGTCGGTGTGATCCGTCTTGAAGGAGACGAGCACGTCCTGGACGCCGAACGAGATCGGCGCACTGCCGTCCTTGACCGGAATCTCTCCCATGCCCCATCGCAAATCCGGAAACTCCTTCGGCACGACGGAGCTGAAATAGTCGCCGGAGATCATCATGCCGAGCTTGCCGTCGCCGAGAATGCGCTGCTTCTCGTCCCTCGTCGTAACCGTCGGCTCCGGATCGGTGAGGCCCGCGTCGAAGAGCGCTTTTAAATACGTCAGCCCCTCCACGTTCTCGGGACAATTGATGATCCACTTGCCGTCCCGGATCCAGCCCCCGCCCGCGCCGAAGAAGAAATACGACAAGTACGCCTGCGTCTCGTTGTCGGTCAGGTCGACGCCGAAGCCGTACGCTCCGCCGGATTTCTTGATCTTAAGCGCATCTGCTTTGAGCTCCGACCAGGTCGAAGGCGGCTGCGCAATCCCCGCTTTCTCGAAAATATCCCGATTGTAGTACAAATTCCGAATCGAAGCGACGTACGGAATCGCGTATTGATGGCCTTCGATCTGATCCATGCTCATCAAATTCGGATACAGCTTGTTGCGCAGCTCGGGCGACAAGATGTCATTCAAATCATTAAGCAAACCGTCCTTGGCAAAATGCGCGTACACGTTCGTGTTGAGCAGATCCGGCGGCTGATTCTGGCTGATCATCGTGGTATAGAGGCCATCCAGGATGTCCCAGTTCGCGACTTGCAGTTCGATATCGATGAGCGGATTCTTCAGCTCGAACTCTTTGACCAGCTTCTCGAGGATCGGCTTCGTCTCCGTGCTGTATTCGGACGCCACGAACCGGATCAGCGATCTCGTCTTCTCCGGAGGAGGCGCCGCATGTCCGCCTTTCTCGCCGCTGCAGGAAGCGAGCATCGCGGGGAGCGCGAGCAGCATCGAAACGGCGGCGATCGAGAATATTTTTCTATATGCCATGGCATTTACGCTCCCTTTGCGCGTTCGCACGGTAGTTATTGAATGACGGTAAACGGAAACATCAGCCGCTGGATTTCCGGCTCGTTCATGTTGTCCCGGGTGACGACGGTCGAACCGATCTTCGTCGTCTTGTCCGTCCGATGGCCGTTGATCAGTCCCATCGCCGTCTTGACGCCCAAATAACCGACATTGAACGGTTTCTGGACGAGGAGAGCGCTTACGGTTCCCTCTTCGAGCAGTTGAATCTCGTAGATCGAACTCTCGAAGCCGACCAAATTATAACGGTCCGTCTTCTTCGCTTCCTTGAGCGCTTTGGCAACGCCGAGCGTGGAACTCTCGTTCAAGGTAATGAAAGCGTTGACCTGCGGATTCGTCCGCAGCAGCGCGACCGTGAATTCATAGGCCAGCTGCTCGGAATCCCCGCTGTAATACAAACCCGAGACGCTTCCGCCGTGCTCCTTCATCGACTGCCGGATGCCCTCCAGACGCTTGATCGAGATCGCCGATTTCATCGAATCGCTGAATACCGCAACGGCCGGACTGCCTTTCGCCGCCCGTGCAGCCACGTCCCCGGCAAGCCGGCCGGCCTCCAGATGATCGTTCGCGACCGTCACGGGCGGATCCGCCAGCGTCACCGGCGTCTCCATGACGACGAGCGAAATGCCGGCCGAACGAATCTCGTTCAGCAGCCCCGGGATGCGCGGATCGTCCACCGGCGCGACCGCAATCGCATCCGGCTTGCGCGCGATGGCGTCCCGAATGGCTTTGATTTGTCCCTCGACATCGTATTCCTGCAGCGGCCCCTGCAAGTCGAGGTCGACACCGAGCTCCTTCGCCGCCGTCTGGGCGCCGGAAATCATCGTCTGCCAATAATCGGAACGGACGTTCAACGACTTCAGTATGACGGTGATCGTCTTATCTCCTCGATCCGGCACCAGAATCAGCTTCGAGAAGAAGATCGTGTAGACGGCGGCCGTCACAAGCACGAGAACGAGCAGAATCGTGAGGCGCTGCTTGCGCATAAGGCGTTCTTCCTTCTTCCTTTGATTAAAGTGTCGGGATCGTAATCGTCACGCATGTGCCGACTTCGAGCTCGCTGCGAATTTGAATGCCGTATTCATGGCCGAAATACAGCTTGATGCGTTCATTGACATTGCGAATGCCAATGCCTTTGCCCGATTCGCCGTCTTCGGGAAGGAGCAGCCGCTGCAGCTGCTCAGGCGGCATGCCCTGACCATTGTCTTCGACCTCGAACACGATATTCTCTCCTTGGTGCATGCCGCGAATCGTAATCAGGCCTTTGTCCGGACTGTTGCGAATCCCGTGATAGATGGCGTTCTCCACGAACGGCTGGAGCAGCAGCTTGATCGTCTTGTTCCGCAAAATGTCTTCTGCGAAGTCGATCTCGTAATCGAGCTGGCTCTCGTAGCGCATCTTCTGGATGAGCAAATAATTCGTGATATGGTCCAATTCCACGCGAATCGGAACGATTTCCTGATCCTTCGTAATGCTCGCCCGGAACAGCTTGGCCAGCGCGGACGTCATCAGGACGACTTCCTCATGCTGCTTCTGCTCCGCCATCCACACGATGGAATCAAGCGTGTTGTACAGAAAATGCGGATTGATCTGCGCCTGCAGCAGCTGCAGCTCGCTCTTCCGCTTGCTCTCCTGGTTCTGGATGATTTCGTTCATGAGCATCTTGATGCGGCCGACCATCATGTTGAAATTGCGGCCGAGCTGGCCGATTTCATTCATCTGGCGAATCTCGGTCTGGATGTCGAAATTCCCGCGCTCGACAAGCTTCATATCCGACTGCAAGTCCCGGATCGGCCGGGATAGGCGGTGGGACAGCCAGAACGAGATGAGCAGCGAAATCGCCAGCCCGCACAGCGCGTACAGCAGGATGGAGTTACGAAGCGAGCTCTTGCTCGCGATCAGATCGTCCGTATAAGCGACGCCGACGATTTTCCACCCGAAGCTCGTGTCTTGAATAGAATAGATGCGCTTGCCGTTGGCGTCGTTCGCGATGAAGGACGTGCCGCTCTTCGCCGCCGTCACCTCCGGTATGAGCTCCCCGCGCAAATTGCTGTTGATGAGCTGCTGCTGCGGATGATAGACGATGTTCCCTTTCTGGTCGACGATGAAGACGTACCCGCGCTTGCCGAGGTTGATGTTGCTCGCCAAGTCGTTGATGACGCTCAGGTTCAAGTCGACGAGGAACACGCCTTCCGCCGTAATGCCGTCCGTGCTCTTCAGCTCGCGGCTGAGCGAAACGACCCAGCGGTACTCGTTCTGAATGATATTCTGCACATGCGGCGCGGAGATGACCGATTTGCCGCCGGCGGCTTTCGCATCCTGATACCACGCCTGCTGCGTAATGTTCACGTTCGGGTTCAGGTCGGTGATGCGCCGGTCGGAGACGAACCGTCCGTTATAGCCGAATACCATGATATTGGCGATGTCCTGCCTCGTATAGAGAATGGCCTGGAACAGGTCGGAAATGCGTTTCTCGTACGGACGGCGCTCTTCGGCGCTGATGAAGCTGTTGTCCGAAATATAATATTTCACGTCTTTGCTCGTCATCGCAAGCAGGGAGATATTCTCCATGTTGTCGACGTAAG
It encodes:
- a CDS encoding P-loop ATPase, Sll1717 family; this encodes MPSKREILQSISFGHRIAEDESQELANYFVETDHWKRIFSGEIDIVYGLKGTGKSAIYSLLQNKSSELMDKRINVIVAEKPRGTPAFKDIVNEPPTSEAEFITLWKLYFLSLIGFQVKNIKSEDSNRLVDFLEEARLLPRELNLRGIIKAAFDYAKKIVKAESFEGGLQFDPNTGMPAGVNGKITLKEPSHDLTSQGLASIDHLLELANKIIKTSDSRIWILIDRLDVAFADSAELEKNALRALFKVYLDMNDLENISLKIFLRSDIWKRVVDEGFRESSHITRSLTISWNPQSLLNLIMKRLLKNDAVVEYLGIDIEKIMGDINLQQETLYRIFPAQVDTGRNKPNTFDWLLSRTRDGNEDIATAPRELIHLLSSVREVQLKKLEIGGKEPGGSLLFDGASLKEALNPVSKVRLEQTLYAEYPQHKQYLEKLNRAKTEQTIDSLSVLWEVNQEDSYKIATKLVEIGFFKKTVRNTYWVPFLYRSALNMVQGNA
- a CDS encoding carbohydrate ABC transporter permease, whose protein sequence is MINGIRNPIVKFVFYAILILWGLSVLYPLLWTLLDALKNNDQFFRHLPWALPEMPLLWSNFSYVWDKYNFDTYFLNSIVITVGSTLLGLLLAATTAYVLARYKFRGSGALYLLYIASMMVPFILALIPLFFLMNSMHLINTKIGLILVYTSSVLAFGIFVLVGFFKSLPKELEEASIMDGASYFGTFFRVMLPLSQPGLITVAIVNVLNIWNEYIVGTILINDPKQYTLPVEIGVMQAEMQYRTEWGPLFAALFFTIVPVLLVYIIFQRKIASGITAGAVK
- a CDS encoding carbohydrate ABC transporter permease encodes the protein MEAGSAKWQRNLFIASFIIPTFVFFCIFTIYPVAKGLYYSMFDWSGMAQTKDFIGLDNFKEMFKDPIVWRSIGNDYFLVVGKIVGIMVIATFFAVALTRFNFKMAGFFRSIFFIPNVISVVVIGVLWNFIYNPQIGFLNAFLSLFTDEKVTITWLGFTNHTIWMLLPPAIWAGIGFYMILLIAAIQNIPASYYEAADLEGATQWRQFWSITVPLIWEQMKVSILNIMMTTLNGSFVIVWIMTEGGPDNSTQVMGSYLYQMAFRQYHFGFGAAIGVLILVLSLITTVVLQRLLRHETVELS
- a CDS encoding ABC transporter substrate-binding protein, producing the protein MMNKKKYAAMGAAVLLASVSLAGCGSKDNNSNNTASTNNASTNNASTNNGGSTNATNDGSTNGGTNATTPDTPKLTGDFEVQYFVGGYGDKWWTKVIADFQAANPDLHVKALGGPKINEQNKPRWIGGNPPDFVYIDGPELNDRQMVEDGQLEDLTDWIKDAKNVDGDKILDMLAQQPQQFDGKIYNIPLVLNSWGIFWNKALFKEKGWQEPQDFQQFLDVSDKIKAAGTTPFIHTGKYPYYINGAFLYPAIVSANNGDYTVLQDMAANKVEAFESDAVKTALGKIVTLRDKGFIDKASIQINHTDSQMLFLQNKDAFIPNGLWLPNEMSKDIPQGFDFGFIPSITQDAGQKIVANTSTATVAIAKNAKNKDAAHAFLQFVFSKAQASQWAELSGAPSNIKGDISASNAPSFVKDAAKYLTDPNTIVIPTITFNADVDKAMQDATDALTIGKIDPAGWVKRVTDVVKKVAK
- a CDS encoding extracellular solute-binding protein, with protein sequence MAYRKIFSIAAVSMLLALPAMLASCSGEKGGHAAPPPEKTRSLIRFVASEYSTETKPILEKLVKEFELKNPLIDIELQVANWDILDGLYTTMISQNQPPDLLNTNVYAHFAKDGLLNDLNDILSPELRNKLYPNLMSMDQIEGHQYAIPYVASIRNLYYNRDIFEKAGIAQPPSTWSELKADALKIKKSGGAYGFGVDLTDNETQAYLSYFFFGAGGGWIRDGKWIINCPENVEGLTYLKALFDAGLTDPEPTVTTRDEKQRILGDGKLGMMISGDYFSSVVPKEFPDLRWGMGEIPVKDGSAPISFGVQDVLVSFKTDHTDKEALSTFLDFLYDDPSYLDMIRREGFLPVNSQVGSDMAAEDDDMKASLLALTRAKFYPVQDVAWQAVMDYARKLGDAVLYDNLAPKAALDELQHFAEKRSKQ
- a CDS encoding substrate-binding domain-containing protein, whose protein sequence is MRKQRLTILLVLVLVTAAVYTIFFSKLILVPDRGDKTITVILKSLNVRSDYWQTMISGAQTAAKELGVDLDLQGPLQEYDVEGQIKAIRDAIARKPDAIAVAPVDDPRIPGLLNEIRSAGISLVVMETPVTLADPPVTVANDHLEAGRLAGDVAARAAKGSPAVAVFSDSMKSAISIKRLEGIRQSMKEHGGSVSGLYYSGDSEQLAYEFTVALLRTNPQVNAFITLNESSTLGVAKALKEAKKTDRYNLVGFESSIYEIQLLEEGTVSALLVQKPFNVGYLGVKTAMGLINGHRTDKTTKIGSTVVTRDNMNEPEIQRLMFPFTVIQ
- a CDS encoding cache domain-containing sensor histidine kinase, which translates into the protein MPRERLLRLPLFPLKSIRSSISFAFSCVILAAIVSISLISYQLSVGAVEKNSQGYIEEIIKQVNTNIQSYVDNMENISLLAMTSKDVKYYISDNSFISAEERRPYEKRISDLFQAILYTRQDIANIMVFGYNGRFVSDRRITDLNPNVNITQQAWYQDAKAAGGKSVISAPHVQNIIQNEYRWVVSLSRELKSTDGITAEGVFLVDLNLSVINDLASNINLGKRGYVFIVDQKGNIVYHPQQQLINSNLRGELIPEVTAAKSGTSFIANDANGKRIYSIQDTSFGWKIVGVAYTDDLIASKSSLRNSILLYALCGLAISLLISFWLSHRLSRPIRDLQSDMKLVERGNFDIQTEIRQMNEIGQLGRNFNMMVGRIKMLMNEIIQNQESKRKSELQLLQAQINPHFLYNTLDSIVWMAEQKQHEEVVLMTSALAKLFRASITKDQEIVPIRVELDHITNYLLIQKMRYESQLDYEIDFAEDILRNKTIKLLLQPFVENAIYHGIRNSPDKGLITIRGMHQGENIVFEVEDNGQGMPPEQLQRLLLPEDGESGKGIGIRNVNERIKLYFGHEYGIQIRSELEVGTCVTITIPTL